The DNA segment attgcctcaaaagtaaaattggtagtccaaggatgtaggcataccttgccgagtctctataggacataaagcaagtttttcctactgaatttaatatgatacttacagaattagcgaacttttgtgctctgaaaagtaagctaattccctaccgttgtatgtatcatcatctctgactgacgtgtaggggtgcgaggtgtcaactggtgacgagaactgctgctgaggtcccaattcagcaactaaagttcgagctagaggaactatggccctctttgtcctcctacagtcagattgcagaagattgggtactcttgacccggggcagaccacagtaccagggtaccaatatgatgatctgtcaaaaatgagaaatatccaagggacaaagatggtaaacacgagtaataacacggagggagagatgaccaattaagagtatgactacggcctacagtcaccacgtaatccaaagttgtctcatcttcactatatgttactctcgtaatgcacaatacaccgcaccatataaaaatgaaattgaatatgaaaaatagtaaaagctacgttaacaaagttaaatacgcttaccataaattaccacttggcaccagtacctgagtgaagctcctaggacaggcccccatataatatgtgacggtaacgcgttggtgttcggctgttcaaagctaggggtatggcctcgtcacagtattaaaaaaaatagaaaatctggaacttcgtctgtggtaaggtaaggagaatacacacaaaacacaagtaaactttaacaatgaaattttaattacgttaaataaacaaaacatgaataaaagggacaaacaaattcgtataataaaatcaatcaatcaaaataataagaataattaaatgacacaatgaaaagttacgttaagacaagtgagcaaaataacaagaagtgcaatatacaaaaaatgagagatgctggaatattggctttaagctatcacctctcttagtacacgtacgccaaagcttacgtctagcagggagaagtgttaactgtgtgaaagcacggaatgttctgaggactgaggtcgtggcggccccagacatcaagtagtatggtgggcgagtgcagttgcagccagaccagcgaccaatcagcgaggagccggcagcaagacgggtagtttggcggtttgagtctgagcaggtgtccctggctgcatacgttttgcgctctggcaaaccttgctggtgttgttgtcattgttggacatttcttccatagtagttttatatagatgtatcgacgtatttatggagggaagagcaggctcaatctcttgaaggagattatcgtcacaatatatatatatatatatatatatatatatatatatatatatatatatatatatatatatatatatatatatatatatatatatatatatatatatatatatatatatgtcgtacctagtagccagaacgtcgaactcggcctactatgcaaggcccgatttgcataaaagccaagttttcatgaattaattcttttttgactacctaacctacctaacctaacctaacctagctttctcggttacctaacctaacctaacctataaagataagttaggttaggttaggtagggttggttagattcggtcatatatctacgttaattttaactccaataaaaaaaaaattgacctcatacataatgaaatcggtagctttatcatttcataagaaaataattagagaaaatatattaattcaggaaaaattggcttattaggcaaatcgggccttgcatagtaggccaaaaagtgcgttctggctactaggtacgacatatatatatatatatatatatatatatataatatatatatatatatatatatatatatatatatacatatatatatatatatattatatatatatacacatatatatatgtatgtgtatgtgtatatgtatatatatttgtatatatatatatatatatatatatatatatatatatatatatatatatatatatatatatatatatatatatatatatatatgtcgtacttagtagccagaacgcacttttcagcctactatgaaaggcccgatttgcctaataagccaagttttcctgaattaatatattttctctaattattttcttatgaaatgataaagctacccatttcattatgtatgaggtaaattttttttattggagttaaaattaacgtagatatatgaccgaacctaaccaaccctacctaacctaacctaacctatctttataggttaggttaggttaggtagtcgtaaaaagttaggttaggttaggtaggttaggtagtcgaaaaaacattatttcatgaaaacttggcttattaggcaaatcgggccttgcatagtaggctgagaagtgcgttctggctactaggtacgacatatatatatatatatatatatatatatatatatatatatatatatatatatatatatatatatataaatatatatatatatatatatatatatatatatatatatatatatatatatatatatatatatatatatatatatatatatgtcgtacctagtagccagaactcacttctcagcctactattcaaggcccgatttgcctaataagccaagttttcctgaattaatatatttactataatttttttcttatgaaatggtaaagcaacccttttctctatgtatgaggtcaatttttttttattggagttaaaattaacgtagatatatgaccgaacctaaccaaccctacctaacctaacctaacctatatttataggtaaggttaggttaggtagccaaaaaaagctaggttaggttaggttaggtaggttaggtagacgaaaaaacattaattcatgaaaacttggcttattaggcaaatcgggccttgaatagtaggctgagaagNNNNNNNNNNNNNNNNNNNNNNNNNNNNNNNNNNNNNNNNNNNNNNNNNNNNNNNNNNNNNNNNNNNNNNNNNNNNNNNNNNNNNNNNNNNNNNNNNNNNNNNNNNNNNNNNNNNNNNNNNNNNNNNNNNNNNNNNNNNNNNNNNNNNNNNNNNNNNNNNNNNNNNNNNNNNNNNNNNNNNNNNNNNNNNNNNNNNNNNNNNNNNNNNNNNNNNNNNNNNNNNNNNNNNNNNNNNNNNNNNNNNNNNNNNNNNNNNNNNNNNNNNNNNNNNNNNNNNNNNNNNNNNNNNNNNNNNNNNNNNNNNNNNNNNNNNNNNNNNNNNNNNNNNNNNNNNNNNNNNNNNNNNNNNNNNNNNNNNNNNNNNNNNNNNNNNNNNNNNNNNNNNNNNNNNNNNNNNNNNNNNNNNNNNNNNNNNNNNNNNNNNNNNNNNNNNNNNNNNNNNNNNNNNNNNNNNNNNNNNNNNNNNNNNNNNNNNNNNNNNNNNNNNNNNNNNNNNNNNNCTCCTAGTCCGCCTTCCAAACGTTCTTTGATTAATGCATTGCCTCATTTCTCACGGTTTTatcatatttaaatttaatatttcTAATCAAATTAGCTTCAACGTGTTTTTCGTCTAACCTATTCCACTTACCGACAGCTctaacactgaaaacgttcttcctGATGTCTCTTGTGTTATTTGCGTCTCTAGTTTTCATCTatgacccctcgttctgctgttcctagctttaaaaattttaatttttaaattttgtgtTTACTTTCTCAATTTCCTttagaatcttatatgttgttatcatatcCCAACATCTCCTCTTTCCTCTAGTGTGGTAAGGTCCACTTCTCCCATTCTTTTCTCATACTTCAATCCCTTCAACCCAGGAaagtctcgttgcatatctttggaccttttctaaTTTCTCCTTGACCTTTTtcaggtaagggttccatgctggggctgtataTTCAAGAATGCGTCTCGCCTTCGCCCTTATAAAGGCGAAGGCCCCTGTATAAGGGCCAAAGGGCCCTTATACAGGGCCCTTTGTCCAGGTGTCTGAGGGATACACAGACCTTGGCCAGTCTgccatatgcagctgttgttattctgctCGTGTGGGCTTCTGGCGTCAGATTTGGAATTACGTTCATTTCCGGGTCTTTCTCCTCCTCTGATTGAAGAATCTGTCTTCCATTCAACCAATACTACTGTACCAGCCTGATCtcgcgagcgttcccaacgtAAAGAAGCATGTCGTTTCATGTAAAGAaagaaattgtcgtactaaagtgccttatCCTATCCTCCCGATGACCcactaacagaaaacgggacagtatgtaaatttcgtgagccgctaccattttctagaatgacagtttttggccttatgtaaagtttacttcaaaatgcgacgtgttaaTGGGAGTACGGGTTGCTGTGCCGGTCTTGACACTTCTAATTCAAActtcataaccttgcatttggctgggttaaattctaacgGCCATTTTTTAGACCACTTCTGGAGTGTGTCCAAATTCGTTTGCAATGCATCACAATCTGTCCTGACTTTTCTCATTTTGCATGAAGCAGCCAATTTTCTGTCAGGTCGttagcgcgcgcgcgcgtgtgtgtgtgtgtgtgtgtgtgtgtactcacctatatgtactcacctatgtgtgtgtgtgtgtgtgtgtgtgtgtgtgtgtgtgtgtgtgtgtgtgtgtgtgtgtgtgtgtgtgtgtgtgtgtgtgtgtgtgtgtacataaacACAGAGATAACATAAAATGGGCGTGACGAAGTTCCTAAACCTAAGTTAGCTGCGTACTATTTCCCCACTTAAAAGTTTTATATCTGTTTCAAAAGCTCGGTTgcaatacagacacacacacacacacaaacacgttaATCATTGTGAGGCTTCCGCTAATGGGAGCCCCTAATACATCTCCGGCACACAAAGAAAAATACTGTTACAAGATTTGAgttttttttatgaaatttaaAGAAGGAATAATGCTTAATTTAAATTGTTTTTGCCCAGGAGACTACAAATAACCGAAATCAAATCTCTTTGATTTGGTCCAACGCGACAGAGGTGTTTACAACAACGCTCAATGATGAATACAATATAAACACGAGCAGACAAGTGACGAATATTCCTGTCGTTATTTACGAAGATTTTTCAGCCCAATGCGTAGTGGTTCTCACGGTTCTCAGATCAAGAACTGGCGCCTCCCACCCGTCGCGGAGTGGATGTTTGTGTTGAAGATAAGTCGAGGTACGTGGGTGTTGGCAGTTTGTGGTCCTCCTAAGGTTctccaacgtcaagaaattgttCTAAAGTTCCCCCCTCACTTAGCCTATCAGAGAACCCAAAACGGGACAGTGTGGCATTTTCGCGAGCCGCGGCcatttctagtacgacagtttttggccttaggtagagtatacgtcaaactgCGACGTACTTTTAGGACGCTGCTGCACCTTCAGTGGTGTGCAGCTCTGAGTGCTGGCTGGGTCGCTAGCCTTGTAACTCCGTCGCTCTTATTCCTACTTTTCTTTGTCTAAATTGTCATTTAGATATGACTTTTTATCCATTCCTGCCTGTTTTCTCTACTATTGCTTGATCAACATTATCTTATCACTTCGTATCAATAGTTAACCTATCCACAAGTCGAGGTCTTGAGGGGCCTGGGCGCCACGTCAccgccacaccctgcaccacgtcACCGCCACACCCCGCACCTCGTCACCGCCACACCCTGCACCTCGTCACCGCCACACCCTGCACCTCGTCACCGCCACACCCTGCACCTCGTCACCGCCACACCCCGCACCTCGTCACCGCCACACCCTGCACCTCGTCACCGCCACACCTTGCACCTCGTCACCGCCACACCCTGCACCTCGTCACCGCCACACCCTGCACCTCGTCACCGCCACACCCTGCACCTCGTCACCGCCACACCCTGCACCTCATCACCGCCACACCCCGCACCTCGTCACCGCCACACCCCGCACCTCGTCACCGCCACACCCCGCACCTCGTCACCGCCACACCCTGCACCTCGTCACCGCCACACCCTGCACCTGTCACCGCCACACCCCGCACCTCGTCACCGCCACACCCTGCACCTCGTCACCGCCACACCCTGCACCTCGTCACCGCCACACCCCGCACCTCGTCACCGCCACACCCCGCACCTCGTCACCGCCACACCCCGCACCTCGTCACCGCCACACCCGCACCTCGTCACTGCCACACCCCGCACCTCGTCACCGCCACACCCTGCACCTCGTCACCGCCACACCCTGCACCTCGTCACCGCCACACCCTGCACCTCGTCACCGCCACACCCTGCACCTGTCACCGCCACACCCTGCACCTGTCACCGCCACACCCCGCACCTCGTCACCGCCACACCCTGCACCTCGTCACCGCCACACCCTGCACCTCGTCACCGCCACACCCTGCACCTCGTCACCGCCACACCCTGCACCTGTCACCGCCACACCCCGCACCTCGTCCACCGCCACACCCTGCACCTCGTCACCGCCACACCCTGCACCTCGTCACCGCCACACCCCGCACCTCGTCACCGCCACACCCCGCACCTCGTCACCGCCACACCCCGCACCTCGTCACCGCCACACCCCGCACACAACAGTCCACAAGAACAACAACTACCcgcccctcccccacactgcacTTCCCCGCGCACTTAGATCACTACCATGACAACGGCTGATAACGCACTTATCGCGATAAACACCACGAGACTGCCGTCAACCCCGGCCGCCACAGCCTACCTACAAGGCAACCAACTTACCTTACGGTTAGGGGAGCCAGGAGAGGCTCCCCTAACCGTAGGAAAGCCTCGTAACCTAAGAGGTTACAAGGCGATCAACTTACCTATACGGTTAGGGGAGCCAGGAGAGGGTGTCTCCCTATCATCTAAACTCAATGAGTTGATATAGATCTTTCTGTGTGCTGAGAGATTACCTAGCAGCTAATTTTATTCTTAAAActgtataaaaaatgaaaaaaaataacaaaGCGCGGTAGGTCGGAGACGCATGCCCAAACCTGTCcattttttcttgttttttcctACCACAAACgttgccacacatttacaatactaaccagtatatataaatatatatatatatatatatatatatatatatatatatatatatatatatatatattagctctggctctttggtcccgcctctcaaccgtcaatcaacaggtgtacaggttcctgagcctattgggctctatcatatctacacttgaaactgtgtatggagtcagcctccaccacatcactgcctaatgcattctatttgtcaaccactctgacacacactctgtgtgtgtgttgtgtgtgtgtgtgtgtgtgtgtgtgtgtgtgtgtgtgtgtgtgtgtttactagttgtgtttttgcgggggttgagctttgctctttcggcccgcctctcaactgtcaatcaactgtttactaactacttttttttttccccacaccacacacacacacaccccaggaagcagcccgtgacagctgactaactcccaggtacctatttactgctaggtaacaggggcacttagggtgaaagaaactttgcccatttgtttctgcctcgtacgggaatcgaacccgcgccacagaattacgagtcctgcgcgctatccaccaggctacgaggcccctgtgtgtgtgtgtgtgtgtgtgtgtgtgtgtgtgtgtgtgtgtgtgtgtgtgtgtgtgtgtgtgtgtggtgtgtgtggtgggagggtgggagggtgggagagaggacTGGTGGAGATAGCGAGGACGAAGGTGGTGGGGTTTGATAACAAGCACATCGATCTCCTACCATTGTGTTATGTAAATATGGCCCCATTCCCGCAAACTGCGTGCTTGCTGCCTGgccctttatgtgtgtgtgtgtgtgtgttctcacctagttgtcctgtgtgtgtgtgtgtgtactcacctaattgtactcacctaattgtgcttgcgggggttgagctttggttctttggtcccgcctctcaaccgtcaatcaactggtgtacagattcctgagcctactgggctctatcatatctacatttgaaactgtgtatggaggtcagcctccaccacatcactatcctagtgcattccatttattaactactctgacactgaaaaaattctttctaacgtctgtgtgtgtgtgtgtgtgtgtgtgcgtgtgtgcgtgtgtgcgtgtgtgcgtgtgtgcgtgtgtgcgtgtgtgcgtgtgtgcgtgcgtgcgtgcgtgcgcgagcGCGCGAGCgcttacctatcagtgtctaCGCCTTGCACCTGTTGAGTTTCAGCTTAACTACTCTGACTttcaattctttgtcgaatcgagccttaaagttgtggatggaggtgactTCCAACAACTTCCTCTTATACAAGCATTCCACTTGTTATATATTAATTAACTAACCGTACAGGGCACGAGTATTTTCGTACGTCCCTTCGGTTCATTTGCacgtccagcttccacctgtgtcctgctttctctcaaaCTGAAGAGGcctgtccttgtccaccttatctatccccttcagtatcttgtatgttgtaatcataTCCCCCTATGTTCCTTCTATCTTCTTggcttaaccctcttagctctggcatcAATATTGTTTGCAAACCTCCGTACTTTTTCAGTTTTTGGCTTTATGTTTCACAAGGTGTTGATTCCATACCGGTGCTGCGTGTTCCAGCACTGGTCGAGAACAAATTTTACGTCGATTGTCTTGAAGGAGTCCTGATTCAGGGTCCTAAACGATGGTCTTATATTTGCCAGCTTCCCAAATGCCACCGGTGTTACCCGGTTTGTGTGTGCTTCTGGTGTTAGTATttgaattatatccactcccagtAAATATGTGTTAAGGGGCAAGTAAGTAAATcagcagactaacagatgttAGTCGAATGAGAtttggttacaagtatctctggcagtttcggcttgtatagggatcgagTTGAAGTTAAGtacaaagtgtgtggacaaagacagggacacacactcgaacattatatcttggactgtagtaaaattgagccatttagcgataaatctaaactcacgttgtATGAAATGGTAAACCATCTTATTatcaaggataaaatacctgaaatccttgcactgtatcatatttcgctcccagtagacaaacaacatatgagattaagaaacaagtagtgtattgtgaggactaataacaaCAGCAGCTCTCTTATGCTccgtaatatctccattgctcaaacattatgtattagcgataagacccaccattaatgtataatgatttaatgtaaatatatagctcttaaaacagaacattctctgtaactagtttacattgtaattataaggtgtgaaggatatatGAAATGGTTAATGTAATGATCtctgttgaggtctgataaagaccttttgtgccctctgtaatggtttttgcgctaccgctcacaggatgagtatggggtgcacaataaactagccgcctccggaagcaacaatcaaaatcaaatcccagatctttctctctttctgattcctgcagctgccttccctgtatggtgtagatgCCTTCTGGTCCTCTCTTTCACTGTCCAAtcctcattaccttacacttgttgggattgaattaGAGTAACCATTTGTCTGACCACTCCTGGAGTTTCTCAAGGCCTTCCTGTAACTTTCTACAGCCCTCACCTGTTTTCACGTTCCTCATCagctttgtatcatctgcaaatattgacatgtctgagctcactcccTGGGGTAGGTCGCtcacataaattaggaacagaagcggtcccaggacagagccttgtgggaccccacttgctacattcctccagcttgaaACCTCCActctgacaattttttttttttttgctttctgTCCTTCAGATACTCCCTTACCCAGTCATCGCAGCCTAATTCTCCATCTGGTCATTCATGGGAAACAGTGTCCAATACCTTTTGACAGTCTTGAAAAATACAcagtgtgtgtatttattatttgtatttgctatttgtatctgccgaatcgagctattagctcctggaaccccgcctttctaaccaatttcacAATGTAtatctgaagtagcttgtaatattaaatggaatgtaatttttgccaataataataactattgtataaaatttgtgtggatcccatcccatgttggagttggaaaacattactttgtagatcgattggccaatgaggcttgcaggaaagaaaacactgattatgactttggactatctaatgcaattattagaaacacaaattaaagaaattaattccgatttagaagaactaagaaatgcccagagacctgaaagccgcagtattaaaagttatgacaaattttgtaataataggtatttgtatggtcagcacagtaaccgaaccaggcaatgtgatgcagTCATTGCGGTAATTcgtcttggctatagacacatctggcaggttagtgaggctgagccactaccagaatattcagattgtaaactctgtgataaacctttaatgcattcactagaacactatattactgaatgtgaaaccgtaaaagattttagacctcctggcctattggccTATTGTACTACCCTATTGTGaaactatttcattgaatctggtgtactggacgacatcctaataatttat comes from the Procambarus clarkii isolate CNS0578487 chromosome 25, FALCON_Pclarkii_2.0, whole genome shotgun sequence genome and includes:
- the LOC138368327 gene encoding uncharacterized protein, coding for MRSGSHGSQIKNWRLPPVAEWMFVLKISRVEVLRGLGATSPPHPAPRHRHTPHLVTATPCTSSPPHPAPRHRHTLHLVTATPRTSSPPHPAPRHRHTLHLVTATPCTSSPPHPAPRHRHTLHLVTATPCTSSPPHPAPRHRHTPHLVTATPRTSSPPHPAPRHRHTLHLSPPHPAPRHRHTLHLVTATPCTSSPPHPAPRHRHTPHLVTATPRTSSPPHPHLVTATPRTSSPPHPAPRHRHTLHLVTATPCTSSPPHPAPVTATPCTCHRHTPHLVTATPCTSSPPHPAPRHRHTLHLVTATPCTCHRHTPHLVHRHTLHLVTATPCTSSPPHPAPRHRHTPHLVTATPRTSSPPHPAHNSPQEQQLPAPPPHCTSPRT